A region of Nocardioides sp. JS614 DNA encodes the following proteins:
- a CDS encoding serine/threonine-protein kinase produces MIAGRYTLEREVGRGGMGAVWLGRDEVLGRQVALKRVGLAPGVTTPDLARAEREARLAARLNHPHVVAVYDLVIEGPDNTEQWLVMEYVEGSTLAELLRRDGAMTPDRAAAFLGQAADALAAAHAAGIVHRDVKPSNILVAPDGQVKLSDFGIARAEADASLTQTGLVTGSPAYLSPEVASGQQATDASDVWSLGATLFHALAGHPPYEVGDNLLGALYRIVHEDPPRLPEAGWLAPLLLATMCREPADRWSMARVRDVLVAGPSTPVLAGVPAAAPAPAADPSPTRVLSRELPPVPPAYPPAPAAPPPATPSPGGRRRDRSGMLPVLAAVAAVVAIAVIGWLAYTAGTDGQRDGTAATPGTGQGSSGGSQSPSGTGAPAGVTADGLESFIEDYLATVTADPKSAWGLLTPDFQAASGGFGQYNSFWKSIETADVLSAQPDPAHRRISYTVEYLRRDGSKATDDVTLLLEGTDGDYLIAAEP; encoded by the coding sequence GTGATCGCTGGCAGGTACACGCTCGAGCGCGAGGTGGGTCGCGGCGGCATGGGCGCCGTCTGGCTCGGCCGGGACGAGGTGCTCGGGCGCCAGGTCGCGCTGAAGCGGGTCGGCCTGGCCCCCGGGGTCACCACCCCCGACCTGGCCCGCGCCGAGCGCGAGGCCCGGCTCGCCGCGCGCCTCAACCACCCGCACGTGGTCGCGGTCTACGACCTGGTCATCGAGGGCCCCGACAACACCGAGCAGTGGCTGGTGATGGAGTACGTCGAGGGCTCGACCCTCGCCGAGCTGCTCCGGCGCGACGGCGCGATGACCCCGGACCGGGCGGCCGCCTTCCTCGGGCAGGCCGCGGACGCGCTCGCCGCCGCCCACGCGGCCGGCATCGTGCACCGCGACGTGAAACCCTCCAACATCCTGGTCGCGCCGGACGGGCAGGTGAAGCTCTCGGACTTCGGGATCGCCCGTGCGGAGGCGGACGCCTCGCTGACCCAGACCGGGCTGGTGACGGGCTCCCCCGCCTACCTCTCCCCCGAGGTCGCCTCGGGTCAGCAGGCGACGGACGCCAGCGACGTCTGGTCGCTGGGGGCCACGCTCTTCCACGCGCTGGCCGGCCACCCGCCGTACGAGGTCGGAGACAACCTGCTGGGCGCGCTCTACCGGATCGTGCACGAGGACCCGCCGCGGCTGCCCGAGGCCGGCTGGCTCGCCCCGCTCCTCCTGGCGACGATGTGCCGCGAGCCGGCCGATCGCTGGTCGATGGCCCGGGTGCGGGACGTGCTCGTCGCCGGTCCCTCGACGCCGGTCCTCGCTGGCGTGCCGGCGGCCGCGCCGGCACCGGCGGCCGACCCGAGTCCGACCCGGGTGCTGTCGCGGGAGCTGCCGCCGGTCCCGCCGGCGTACCCCCCTGCTCCGGCGGCGCCTCCGCCGGCGACGCCGTCGCCCGGCGGGCGCCGACGTGATCGCAGCGGCATGCTGCCGGTGCTCGCGGCGGTGGCCGCCGTCGTCGCGATCGCGGTCATCGGGTGGCTGGCCTACACGGCGGGGACCGACGGCCAGCGCGACGGCACCGCGGCGACACCGGGCACCGGACAGGGCAGCAGCGGAGGGTCGCAGAGCCCGTCCGGGACCGGCGCGCCCGCCGGGGTCACCGCCGACGGGTTGGAGAGCTTCATCGAGGACTACCTGGCGACGGTGACGGCCGACCCCAAGTCCGCCTGGGGTCTGCTGACGCCGGACTTCCAGGCCGCCAGCGGCGGGTTCGGCCAGTACAACTCGTTCTGGAAGAGCATCGAGACCGCCGACGTTCTCTCGGCCCAGCCGGACCCGGCCCACCGGCGGATCAGCTACACCGTGGAATACCTCCGCCGCGACGGCTCGAAGGCCACCGACGACGTGACCCTGCTGCTCGAGGGCACCGACGGCGACTACCTCATCGCTGCCGAGCCGTGA
- the tyrS gene encoding tyrosine--tRNA ligase, with amino-acid sequence MSIDPTLLDDLEWRGLIAHSTDLDALREALAGGSVRFYVGFDPTAPSLHLGNLVQILTAKRLQEAGHTPYALVGGATGMIGDPKESGERTLNSLDTVKEWVERVRRQIEPFLSFEGANAATMVNNYDWTASLSTIDFLRDIGKHFPVNRMLSRDVVRSRLDAGISYTEFSYVLLQSMDFLNLYRDHGVVLQFGGSDQWGNLTGGVELIRRAAGGKAHAFATPLITKADGTKYGKTEGGALWLDPEMMSPYAFYQFWLNVEDEKVGELLRVFTFLPRAEIEALEAEHAEKPFLRAGQRALAEHVTTLVHGAEETERIRAASAALFGGGDLTTLSAATLGAALREAGSASVDGDEDLPTVVDLLVATGLAKSKGDARRTVTEGGAYLNNARVEDPDHVPAPEDLIDGTWLVLRRGKKNFAGVEVR; translated from the coding sequence GTGTCCATCGACCCGACTCTCCTCGACGACCTCGAGTGGCGCGGCCTGATCGCGCACTCGACGGACCTCGACGCCCTGCGCGAGGCCCTGGCCGGGGGGAGTGTGCGGTTCTATGTCGGGTTCGACCCGACGGCGCCGAGCCTGCACCTGGGCAACCTGGTGCAGATCCTCACCGCCAAGCGGCTGCAGGAGGCCGGGCACACGCCGTACGCCCTGGTCGGGGGAGCCACCGGCATGATCGGCGATCCCAAGGAGTCCGGCGAGCGGACCCTCAACTCGCTCGACACGGTCAAGGAGTGGGTCGAGCGGGTGCGCCGCCAGATCGAGCCGTTCCTGTCCTTCGAGGGCGCCAACGCCGCCACGATGGTGAACAACTACGACTGGACCGCCAGCCTGTCGACCATCGACTTCCTGCGTGACATCGGCAAGCACTTCCCGGTCAACCGGATGCTCTCGCGCGACGTCGTGCGCAGCCGCCTGGACGCCGGCATCAGCTACACCGAGTTCAGCTACGTGCTGCTCCAGTCGATGGACTTCCTCAACCTCTACCGCGACCACGGCGTGGTGCTGCAGTTCGGCGGCTCCGACCAATGGGGCAACCTCACCGGCGGCGTCGAGCTGATCCGTCGTGCCGCCGGTGGCAAGGCGCACGCCTTCGCGACACCGCTGATCACCAAGGCCGACGGCACGAAGTACGGCAAGACCGAGGGCGGCGCGCTCTGGCTGGACCCCGAGATGATGTCGCCGTACGCCTTCTACCAGTTCTGGCTCAACGTCGAGGACGAGAAGGTCGGCGAGCTGCTGCGCGTCTTCACCTTCCTGCCGCGCGCCGAGATCGAGGCGCTCGAGGCCGAGCACGCGGAGAAGCCGTTCCTGCGCGCCGGTCAGCGCGCGCTGGCCGAGCACGTCACCACCCTGGTCCACGGCGCCGAGGAGACCGAGCGGATCAGGGCGGCCTCCGCCGCCCTGTTCGGCGGCGGCGACCTCACGACGCTCAGCGCCGCGACGTTGGGCGCCGCGCTGCGCGAGGCCGGCAGCGCGTCCGTCGACGGGGACGAGGACCTCCCGACGGTGGTCGACCTGCTGGTCGCGACCGGGCTGGCGAAGAGCAAGGGCGACGCGCGCCGGACCGTCACCGAGGGTGGTGCCTACCTCAACAATGCGCGGGTCGAGGATCCCGACCACGTCCCGGCCCCGGAGGACCTGATCGACGGCACCTGGCTGGTGCTGCGGCGGGGCAAGAAGAACTTCGCCGGCGTCGAGGTGCGCTGA
- a CDS encoding alpha-hydroxy acid oxidase yields the protein MAPAAERDPRWLDTLAERARDRLPASVLEYVLQGARDSLTAGEAVAAWRAVRLLPRVLHDVTQVETSVSLLGHPAQVPWGVAPSTLQRAVHPDGELAMARACAAAGSVMVVSSNAGTAFSEIGGTGVHWWLQAYLPADRTLAGPMLDRAVAAGARAVVLTVDTPVVGTKYASPGTALVWETVDPALLRVNFEPGYDEQPGAEKALDLGPHDIGWVAARTGLPVVVKGVLRPEDALRCAQAGAGAVWVSNHGGRQLDRSASTAACLPDVVDAVGDQAEVYVDGGLRTGLDVVAALALGARAVFLGRSPLLALLDGAEGVARLHQELLEQTVETLRLAGCRTPADAPGLAAGGRLTPR from the coding sequence GTGGCGCCGGCGGCCGAGCGGGATCCGCGCTGGCTCGACACGCTGGCCGAGCGGGCCCGCGACCGGCTGCCGGCGTCCGTCCTGGAGTACGTGCTGCAGGGCGCGCGCGACTCGCTCACCGCCGGGGAGGCCGTGGCCGCGTGGCGCGCCGTGCGGCTGCTGCCCCGCGTGCTGCACGACGTCACCCAGGTGGAGACGTCGGTCAGCCTGCTGGGCCACCCGGCTCAGGTGCCCTGGGGGGTCGCGCCCAGCACGCTGCAGCGTGCCGTCCACCCCGACGGGGAGCTCGCGATGGCGCGGGCCTGTGCCGCGGCGGGGTCGGTCATGGTGGTCTCGAGCAACGCCGGCACGGCCTTCTCCGAGATCGGCGGCACAGGGGTGCACTGGTGGCTCCAGGCCTACCTGCCGGCGGACCGGACGCTCGCCGGGCCGATGCTCGACCGCGCCGTGGCCGCCGGGGCCCGGGCCGTGGTGCTGACCGTCGACACCCCGGTCGTCGGCACCAAGTACGCCAGTCCGGGCACGGCGTTGGTCTGGGAGACGGTCGACCCGGCGCTGCTGCGGGTGAACTTCGAGCCGGGGTACGACGAGCAGCCGGGCGCCGAGAAGGCACTCGACCTCGGGCCGCACGACATCGGCTGGGTGGCTGCCCGCACCGGCCTGCCGGTCGTCGTGAAGGGCGTGCTCCGGCCCGAGGACGCGCTGCGCTGTGCCCAGGCCGGCGCCGGTGCCGTCTGGGTCTCCAACCACGGCGGTCGCCAGCTCGACCGGTCGGCGAGCACCGCCGCATGCCTGCCGGATGTCGTCGACGCGGTGGGGGACCAGGCCGAGGTGTACGTCGACGGCGGCCTCCGGACCGGGCTGGACGTCGTGGCCGCGTTGGCGCTGGGGGCGCGCGCGGTGTTCCTGGGTCGATCGCCGCTCCTGGCGTTGCTCGACGGGGCCGAGGGCGTGGCCCGGCTGCACCAGGAGCTGCTCGAGCAGACCGTCGAGACGCTGCGGCTGGCCGGCTGCCGGACGCCCGCCGACGCGCCGGGACTGGCCGCGGGTGGACGCCTTACCCCTCGCTGA